A region from the Carcharodon carcharias isolate sCarCar2 chromosome 29, sCarCar2.pri, whole genome shotgun sequence genome encodes:
- the LOC121271083 gene encoding putative GPI-anchored protein pfl2 isoform X3: MRLLFVIAIICTRLTAVRSLVCEACSGAICTPRNILCAVSVTKCGIISSTTIFDGVRRDSIKQGCVINLNGTSFTSGRFFASKQSKSCDSIPCDTQTTADPANRTENGLKCFGCYRSNSAACTEVQKKVKCVGQENRCLTASGNNLLSSSTSTIGTPTAAATSTPTAAATSTPTAAATSTPTAAATSTPTAAASSTPTAAASSTPTAAASSTPTAAATSTPTAAATSTPTAAATSTPTAAATSTPTAAATSTPTAAATSTPTAAASSTPTAAASSTPTAAATSTPTAAASSTPTAAASSTPTAAATSTPTAAATSTPTAAATSTPTAAATSTPTAAATSTPTAAATSTPTAAATSTPTAAATSTPTAAATSTPTAAATSTPTAAASSTPTAAATSTPTAAATSTPTAAATSTPTAAATSTPTAAASSTPTAAATSTPTAAASSTPTAAATSTPTAAASSTPTAAASSTPTAAATSTPTAAATSTPTAAATSTPTAAATSTPTAAATSTPTAAASSTPTAAASSTPTAAATSTPTAAATSTPTAAATSTPTAAATSTPTAAATSTPTAAANSTWTTARNTTSTAAPKITSKPAALCCLIFLMALMV, encoded by the exons ATGAGGCTGTTATTCGTCATTGCCATCATCTGCACTCGTCTTACTGCGG TGCGGTCTCTGGTCTGTGAAGCCTGTTCGGGAGCGATCTGCACACCACGAAatatattgtgtgcagtttcggTCACCAAATGCGGGATTATTTCGAGTACAACCATCTTCG ATGGAGTACGGAGAGACAGTATTAAGCAAGGATGTGTCATCAATCTGAATGGAACATCTTTTACCTCTGGGCGCTTTTTTGCCTCCAAGCAAAGCAAGTCCTGTGACTCTATCCCTTGTGATACTCAGACGACTGCAG ATCCCGCCAATAGGACCGAGAATGGATTGAAATGTTTCGGGTGTTACAGGAGTAACTCCGCGGCCTGCACTGAAGTTCAGAAAAAGGTGAAATGTGTGGGCCAGGAGAATCGGTGCTTGACTGCATCAGGCAATAACTTGCTCA GTAGCAGCACAAGTACGATTGGCACTCCAACTGCGGCTGCAACTAGCACTCCGACTGCGGCTGCAACTAGCACTCCGACTGCGGCTGCAACCAGCACTCCGACTGCGGCTGCAACCAGCACTCCGACCGCGGCTGCAAGCAGCACTCCGACCGCGGCTGCAAGCAGCACTCCGACCGCGGCTGCAAGCAGCACTCCGACCGCGGCTGCAACCAGCACTCCGACCGCGGCTGCAACCAGCACTCCGACCGCGGCTGCAACCAGCACTCCGACCGCGGCTGCAACCAGCACTCCGACCGCGGCTGCAACCAGCACTCCGACCGCGGCTGCAACCAGCACTCCGACCGCGGCTGCAAGCAGCACTCCGACCGCGGCTGCAAGCAGCACTCCGACCGCGGCTGCAACCAGCACTCCGACCGCGGCTGCAAGCAGCACTCCGACCGCGGCTGCAAGCAGCACTCCGACCGCGGCTGCAACCAGCACTCCGACCGCGGCTGCAACCAGCACTCCGACCGCGGCTGCAACCAGCACTCCGACCGCGGCTGCAACCAGCACTCCGACCGCGGCTGCAACCAGCACTCCGACCGCGGCTGCAACCAGCACTCCGACCGCGGCTGCAACCAGCACTCCGACCGCGGCTGCAACCAGCACTCCGACCGCGGCTGCAACCAGCACTCCGACCGCGGCTGCAACCAGCACTCCGACCGCGGCTGCAAGCAGCACTCCGACCGCGGCTGCAACCAGCACTCCGACCGCGGCTGCAACCAGCACTCCGACCGCGGCTGCAACCAGCACTCCGACCGCGGCTGCAACCAGCACTCCGACCGCGGCTGCAAGCAGCACTCCGACCGCGGCTGCAACCAGCACTCCGACCGCGGCTGCAAGCAGCACTCCGACCGCGGCTGCAACCAGCACTCCGACCGCGGCTGCAAGCAGCACTCCGACCGCGGCTGCAAGCAGCACTCCGACCGCGGCTGCAACCAGCACTCCGACCGCGGCTGCAACCAGCACTCCGACCGCGGCTGCAACCAGCACTCCGACCGCGGCTGCAACCAGCACTCCGACCGCGGCTGCAACCAGCACTCCGACCGCGGCTGCAAGCAGCACTCCGACCGCGGCTGCAAGCAGCACTCCGACCGCGGCTGCAACCAGCACTCCGACCGCGGCTGCAACCAGCACTCCGACCGCGGCTGCAACCAGCACTCCGACCGCGGCTGCAACCAGCACTCCGACCGCGGCTGCAACCAGCACTCCGACCGCAGCTGCAAACAGCACATGGACGACAGCTAGgaacaccacatcaactgcagccCCAAAGATCACATCAAAACCAGCTGCGCTCTGCTGTCTTATTTTTCTGATGGCACTCATGGTGTGA
- the LOC121271083 gene encoding putative GPI-anchored protein pfl2 isoform X1: MRLLFVIAIICTRLTAVRSLVCEACSGAICTPRNILCAVSVTKCGIISSTTIFDGVRRDSIKQGCVINLNGTSFTSGRFFASKQSKSCDSIPCDTQTTADPANRTENGLKCFGCYRSNSAACTEVQKKVKCVGQENRCLTASGNNLLNGGMALFTKACVTENICTQPDNLAEFFISLKMLRCCAGALCNRETDGAGSSTSTIGTPTAAATSTPTAAATSTPTAAATSTPTAAATSTPTAAASSTPTAAASSTPTAAASSTPTAAATSTPTAAATSTPTAAATSTPTAAATSTPTAAATSTPTAAATSTPTAAASSTPTAAASSTPTAAATSTPTAAASSTPTAAASSTPTAAATSTPTAAATSTPTAAATSTPTAAATSTPTAAATSTPTAAATSTPTAAATSTPTAAATSTPTAAATSTPTAAATSTPTAAASSTPTAAATSTPTAAATSTPTAAATSTPTAAATSTPTAAASSTPTAAATSTPTAAASSTPTAAATSTPTAAASSTPTAAASSTPTAAATSTPTAAATSTPTAAATSTPTAAATSTPTAAATSTPTAAASSTPTAAASSTPTAAATSTPTAAATSTPTAAATSTPTAAATSTPTAAATSTPTAAANSTWTTARNTTSTAAPKITSKPAALCCLIFLMALMV, translated from the exons ATGAGGCTGTTATTCGTCATTGCCATCATCTGCACTCGTCTTACTGCGG TGCGGTCTCTGGTCTGTGAAGCCTGTTCGGGAGCGATCTGCACACCACGAAatatattgtgtgcagtttcggTCACCAAATGCGGGATTATTTCGAGTACAACCATCTTCG ATGGAGTACGGAGAGACAGTATTAAGCAAGGATGTGTCATCAATCTGAATGGAACATCTTTTACCTCTGGGCGCTTTTTTGCCTCCAAGCAAAGCAAGTCCTGTGACTCTATCCCTTGTGATACTCAGACGACTGCAG ATCCCGCCAATAGGACCGAGAATGGATTGAAATGTTTCGGGTGTTACAGGAGTAACTCCGCGGCCTGCACTGAAGTTCAGAAAAAGGTGAAATGTGTGGGCCAGGAGAATCGGTGCTTGACTGCATCAGGCAATAACTTGCTCA ATGGTGGCATGGCCCTTTTCACCAAAGCCTGTGTTACTGAGAATATCTGCACACAACCTGACAATTTGGCTGAATTTTTCATATCCCTGAAGATGCTCAGGTGCTGTGCTGGTGCTCTGTGCAATAGGGAAACAGACGGTGCAG GTAGCAGCACAAGTACGATTGGCACTCCAACTGCGGCTGCAACTAGCACTCCGACTGCGGCTGCAACTAGCACTCCGACTGCGGCTGCAACCAGCACTCCGACTGCGGCTGCAACCAGCACTCCGACCGCGGCTGCAAGCAGCACTCCGACCGCGGCTGCAAGCAGCACTCCGACCGCGGCTGCAAGCAGCACTCCGACCGCGGCTGCAACCAGCACTCCGACCGCGGCTGCAACCAGCACTCCGACCGCGGCTGCAACCAGCACTCCGACCGCGGCTGCAACCAGCACTCCGACCGCGGCTGCAACCAGCACTCCGACCGCGGCTGCAACCAGCACTCCGACCGCGGCTGCAAGCAGCACTCCGACCGCGGCTGCAAGCAGCACTCCGACCGCGGCTGCAACCAGCACTCCGACCGCGGCTGCAAGCAGCACTCCGACCGCGGCTGCAAGCAGCACTCCGACCGCGGCTGCAACCAGCACTCCGACCGCGGCTGCAACCAGCACTCCGACCGCGGCTGCAACCAGCACTCCGACCGCGGCTGCAACCAGCACTCCGACCGCGGCTGCAACCAGCACTCCGACCGCGGCTGCAACCAGCACTCCGACCGCGGCTGCAACCAGCACTCCGACCGCGGCTGCAACCAGCACTCCGACCGCGGCTGCAACCAGCACTCCGACCGCGGCTGCAACCAGCACTCCGACCGCGGCTGCAAGCAGCACTCCGACCGCGGCTGCAACCAGCACTCCGACCGCGGCTGCAACCAGCACTCCGACCGCGGCTGCAACCAGCACTCCGACCGCGGCTGCAACCAGCACTCCGACCGCGGCTGCAAGCAGCACTCCGACCGCGGCTGCAACCAGCACTCCGACCGCGGCTGCAAGCAGCACTCCGACCGCGGCTGCAACCAGCACTCCGACCGCGGCTGCAAGCAGCACTCCGACCGCGGCTGCAAGCAGCACTCCGACCGCGGCTGCAACCAGCACTCCGACCGCGGCTGCAACCAGCACTCCGACCGCGGCTGCAACCAGCACTCCGACCGCGGCTGCAACCAGCACTCCGACCGCGGCTGCAACCAGCACTCCGACCGCGGCTGCAAGCAGCACTCCGACCGCGGCTGCAAGCAGCACTCCGACCGCGGCTGCAACCAGCACTCCGACCGCGGCTGCAACCAGCACTCCGACCGCGGCTGCAACCAGCACTCCGACCGCGGCTGCAACCAGCACTCCGACCGCGGCTGCAACCAGCACTCCGACCGCAGCTGCAAACAGCACATGGACGACAGCTAGgaacaccacatcaactgcagccCCAAAGATCACATCAAAACCAGCTGCGCTCTGCTGTCTTATTTTTCTGATGGCACTCATGGTGTGA
- the LOC121271083 gene encoding putative GPI-anchored protein pfl2 isoform X2, with product MRLLFVIAIICTRLTADGVRRDSIKQGCVINLNGTSFTSGRFFASKQSKSCDSIPCDTQTTADPANRTENGLKCFGCYRSNSAACTEVQKKVKCVGQENRCLTASGNNLLNGGMALFTKACVTENICTQPDNLAEFFISLKMLRCCAGALCNRETDGAGSSTSTIGTPTAAATSTPTAAATSTPTAAATSTPTAAATSTPTAAASSTPTAAASSTPTAAASSTPTAAATSTPTAAATSTPTAAATSTPTAAATSTPTAAATSTPTAAATSTPTAAASSTPTAAASSTPTAAATSTPTAAASSTPTAAASSTPTAAATSTPTAAATSTPTAAATSTPTAAATSTPTAAATSTPTAAATSTPTAAATSTPTAAATSTPTAAATSTPTAAATSTPTAAASSTPTAAATSTPTAAATSTPTAAATSTPTAAATSTPTAAASSTPTAAATSTPTAAASSTPTAAATSTPTAAASSTPTAAASSTPTAAATSTPTAAATSTPTAAATSTPTAAATSTPTAAATSTPTAAASSTPTAAASSTPTAAATSTPTAAATSTPTAAATSTPTAAATSTPTAAATSTPTAAANSTWTTARNTTSTAAPKITSKPAALCCLIFLMALMV from the exons ATGAGGCTGTTATTCGTCATTGCCATCATCTGCACTCGTCTTACTGCGG ATGGAGTACGGAGAGACAGTATTAAGCAAGGATGTGTCATCAATCTGAATGGAACATCTTTTACCTCTGGGCGCTTTTTTGCCTCCAAGCAAAGCAAGTCCTGTGACTCTATCCCTTGTGATACTCAGACGACTGCAG ATCCCGCCAATAGGACCGAGAATGGATTGAAATGTTTCGGGTGTTACAGGAGTAACTCCGCGGCCTGCACTGAAGTTCAGAAAAAGGTGAAATGTGTGGGCCAGGAGAATCGGTGCTTGACTGCATCAGGCAATAACTTGCTCA ATGGTGGCATGGCCCTTTTCACCAAAGCCTGTGTTACTGAGAATATCTGCACACAACCTGACAATTTGGCTGAATTTTTCATATCCCTGAAGATGCTCAGGTGCTGTGCTGGTGCTCTGTGCAATAGGGAAACAGACGGTGCAG GTAGCAGCACAAGTACGATTGGCACTCCAACTGCGGCTGCAACTAGCACTCCGACTGCGGCTGCAACTAGCACTCCGACTGCGGCTGCAACCAGCACTCCGACTGCGGCTGCAACCAGCACTCCGACCGCGGCTGCAAGCAGCACTCCGACCGCGGCTGCAAGCAGCACTCCGACCGCGGCTGCAAGCAGCACTCCGACCGCGGCTGCAACCAGCACTCCGACCGCGGCTGCAACCAGCACTCCGACCGCGGCTGCAACCAGCACTCCGACCGCGGCTGCAACCAGCACTCCGACCGCGGCTGCAACCAGCACTCCGACCGCGGCTGCAACCAGCACTCCGACCGCGGCTGCAAGCAGCACTCCGACCGCGGCTGCAAGCAGCACTCCGACCGCGGCTGCAACCAGCACTCCGACCGCGGCTGCAAGCAGCACTCCGACCGCGGCTGCAAGCAGCACTCCGACCGCGGCTGCAACCAGCACTCCGACCGCGGCTGCAACCAGCACTCCGACCGCGGCTGCAACCAGCACTCCGACCGCGGCTGCAACCAGCACTCCGACCGCGGCTGCAACCAGCACTCCGACCGCGGCTGCAACCAGCACTCCGACCGCGGCTGCAACCAGCACTCCGACCGCGGCTGCAACCAGCACTCCGACCGCGGCTGCAACCAGCACTCCGACCGCGGCTGCAACCAGCACTCCGACCGCGGCTGCAAGCAGCACTCCGACCGCGGCTGCAACCAGCACTCCGACCGCGGCTGCAACCAGCACTCCGACCGCGGCTGCAACCAGCACTCCGACCGCGGCTGCAACCAGCACTCCGACCGCGGCTGCAAGCAGCACTCCGACCGCGGCTGCAACCAGCACTCCGACCGCGGCTGCAAGCAGCACTCCGACCGCGGCTGCAACCAGCACTCCGACCGCGGCTGCAAGCAGCACTCCGACCGCGGCTGCAAGCAGCACTCCGACCGCGGCTGCAACCAGCACTCCGACCGCGGCTGCAACCAGCACTCCGACCGCGGCTGCAACCAGCACTCCGACCGCGGCTGCAACCAGCACTCCGACCGCGGCTGCAACCAGCACTCCGACCGCGGCTGCAAGCAGCACTCCGACCGCGGCTGCAAGCAGCACTCCGACCGCGGCTGCAACCAGCACTCCGACCGCGGCTGCAACCAGCACTCCGACCGCGGCTGCAACCAGCACTCCGACCGCGGCTGCAACCAGCACTCCGACCGCGGCTGCAACCAGCACTCCGACCGCAGCTGCAAACAGCACATGGACGACAGCTAGgaacaccacatcaactgcagccCCAAAGATCACATCAAAACCAGCTGCGCTCTGCTGTCTTATTTTTCTGATGGCACTCATGGTGTGA